CTCTTGTTTTGTGTGTCTTGTTCGCACTCTCGCTGCTTTCCGTCACCTCCTGCGGTCGCGGAGATCGTCCCGATGACTCCGCGACGCTCACGCTCTGGGAGATGATGGACCCTCCGGAGCGAGAACTCCTCGCCACGCAGATCACCACCTTCGAGGCGGAACACCCGGGCATTGCGGTGGAAGTCACGCACTTCGGCGTGGAGGATGTCCGAAGCCAGTTCCTGACTGCGGTCATCGGCGGGGGCGGTCCAGACATCGTGTACGGCCCTTCCGACCAGGTGGGCCCCTTTTCCGCCGCACGCTCCATCCTGCCCATGGACGACCTGTTCGGCGAGGACTTCCTGGCGCGGTTCGCCCCGATGGCACTCGACACGCTCGCCGGTCATGTCTGGGACATCCCCGACCAGTTCGGCAACCACCTCACGCTTGTATGCAATACGGATCTCGTCCCGACACCGCCGAAGAACACGGACGAGCTCATCCGCATGGCGAAGCAACACACGACAGACTTCGACGGAGACGGCACGCTGGACCGATACGGTCTGGTCTTTGAGTCGAAGGAGCCGTTCTGGCTGGTGCCGTGGCTCGCCGGATTCGGCGGGTGGGTCATGGACGACAACGCTCACCCCACGCTGGACTCCCCCGCCATGGCCGACGCGCTGGCATTCCTTCGCGATCTGCGTCACACGCATCAGGTGTTGCCGGCCGACTGCGACTACGAACTCGCCGACATGCTCTTCAAGGAAGGCCGGGCCGCCATGATCATCAACGGACCCTGGGCATGGTCCGGCTATCGTGACGCGGGGGTGAGCATCCGGCTTGCGTTGCTTCCTCGCGTCTCCGAAACCGGATTGCTTCCCGCACCGATGATTTCGCATCGCGGGTATTCCATTGCACGATCCTGTCCGGAAGCCAGGCGTGGCGCGGCACTGGACCTCATTCGCTTCCTCGTTTCCGACAAGGCACAGCGCGACCGCACGCAGCGGCTGGGAATCCTCCCGAGCCTCGCATCCGCGCTTCAGGATCCGACGCTGCGCGACGACCCCATTCTGTCCGCATCGCTGGAGCAGGCGCTTGCCGGAAGACGCATGCCCGTCGTCCCCGGGATGCGCGCCGTCTGGGACGCCATGCGCCCCGGCTTCCAGAATGTCATGAATCGCGAGTTGGAACCCGCAGAGGCCGCGCAGGCCATGCAGGAGGACGCGCTGAAGAAGATCGCGGAGATGGATCGGTGACCGCTGCCCCTTGGGTTACTCCGTGAGACTGCCCAACTCTCTTCGTCGCCACGGCCTTCCGTTTCTCTTCCTCGCGCCGTCCTTCGCTGTGATGTTCGCTGTTGTGGTCTATCCGTTCCTGTACAACTTTGCGCTCTCCACCACGAACATGAACCTGTACCACCTCTTCGATCCTGAGTTTATCGGCCTCGAACATTACCGGTCCATCCTCGCCGAGTCGGACATGTACCGCGTCTTCGCAAAGACCCTGGCGTGGACCGTGGTGAACCTCTTCTTCCATGTGACCATCGGTGTCGGTCTCGCGCTTCTTCTGAACCGGGAGATGCGCGGACGGGGGATCTTCCGCGCGCTCCTCATCCTTCCATGGGCAATGCCGCAGTTCATCACGGCACTGACATGGCGCGGAATGTTCAACTACGACTATGGCCTCGTGAACCTCCTCCTGACGCGGGTGCTGCATCTCTCCGCCGTTCCGTGGTTCGCATCGGAGCAGTCCGCCTTCCTGGCCGCGGTCGCCACAAATGTCTGGCTCGGCTTTCCCTTCATGATGGTCGTCGCGCTGGGCGGGCTTCAGTCGATTTCGAAGGATGTCTACGAAGCCGCTCACATCGACGGGGCGGGGCGATTCGCTCGACTCCGCCGAATCACACTTCCACTCCTGCGGCCCGTTTTGATTCCGGCGGTGCTTCTTGGCACGATCTGGACCTTCAACAACCTCAATGTCATCTGGCTCGTGACCAACCACGGCGAACCCGCCGACAAGACACACATTCTCGTGTCCCATGTTTACAAGGCCGCGTTCACCTACTATCGCTACGGCTATGCGGCGGCCTTCAGCGTGGTGATCTTCTTCATACTGCTCGGCATCGTGCTCATCTACGCGAAGCAGACGAAGGCCACGGAGAGCGCATCGTGAGATCCCGCACGGGAACGGTCTTTCGGAGGGTTGTCCTGTACACGCTCATGACGATGATTACGATCGTCACGATCTATCCTGTGGTGCAGGTGGTGGGCACCTCGCTCCGGCCCGGAGATCGACTCTACTCCACCTCACTCCGGCCTTTCCCGGAAGACGCCACATTCGACGCGTACCGTGCCATCCTCTTCGAGAAACCGTTTCCGCTCTGGTTCCGGAATTCCTTTGTCGTCGCATTCTTCGTGACCGTGCTGGGGGTGTCGCTGGCCTCCAGCGCGGGCTACGCATTCAGCCGGTTCCGGTTTCCCGGGCGAGGCATCGGCATGTCGGCCTTCCTGGTGACGCAGATGTTCCCGGCCACCATGCTCCTCCTGCCGCTCTACATGCTGATGCGTCGAATCGGCCTCACCGATTCGCTCCCGGGGCTCGCGGTCGCGTACACCGCCACGGCGCTCCCCTTCTGCGTCTGGACCATGAAGGGCTACTTCGACTCGATCCCGATCGACCTGGAGGAGGCCGCGTTCGTGGACGGGGCTTCCCGCGTCGGCGCGTTTCTGCGCGTGCTTCTTCCGCTAGCCGCCCCCGCGCTCGCAATCACCGCACTCTTCTCATTCATGGCCGCCTGGAGCGAGTTCATGGTCGCACGCGTCATCCTCTCCTCGAAGGAGTGGTACACGCTGCCACTGGGACTTGAGGGCCTGGCCGGGACTTTTCAGACGGAGTGGGCGAACTACTCGGCCGGTGCTGTGCTGGTTTCGATTCCGGCCGTCGCGGTGTTCCTGGCACTGAACCGGTTTCTTGTGGGGGGACTCACGCTCGGCGGGGTCAAAGACTGAGTGGCGAGCTACCGGGCGGAGACCGTCGCGAACGCGGCCCCCACCCGACAGCAAGTTCCGTAATCTACTTGTAGGTTCCCTTCACGCTGCCCCAGGAGGCATCGTCAACGGAGACCGGAGGATCCACTGTGACGCGGCTCCGCCCTGTCGCCTGATTGAACTCGAAGAGCACAGGCGTTCCGGCTGTCGTGACCTCGAAGGTCAGGTTGCCTCCCGCGGACGCGCCGCCGTCCCCCCCAATGTTCTGCACATCCCAGCTTCCGACCGCACGCCACTTGCTCTCATGCGTCCCGGTCGCCGCAATCGGTACCGTCACGGACCAGATGTCTCCGTTCAGCACACCGGCCAGCCCGGATCCCCAAGCGCCGATCTCGGGCGGACCACCCACGACCTCGAACGCAGTTCCCGCGGGGGCGAAGTGGGAGTTCCACACGATGTTCTGATCCGGAATCCATCCGTCGCCATGGGAATTGGTGTCCAGCGAGAAGTGGATGATGTCTGCCGCCCCGGAGACATGGACCCACTGGTTGCTTCCCGGGAAGGACGACGACCAGTCGCCCAGCGCGATCTTGAAATCATAGCGGCCGGGATTCTGGTCGGGAGATGTGTCGCACCCGTAGACGCCGTCCCCCGCGGCGCCGTCCCCGTGAAGGCCGTCGTCGAAGAGTTCGTTGCCGCCATCCGCACCCCAGCACCCGGGCGCGCAATAATAATCTCCACGCGCATACCATGGACCTGCCGAGGCGGACGCGACGAACACGGAGGCGAGGGCGCAGACGGTCAACACGGTCAGGGTCTTTTTCATGATGCGGAACTCCGAGGCTTGGCGAGTCAAAGAACGCGCAACGACGAGGCCGGATTGACGCTCCTGTCTCGTCACGGTCGATACTGCATACCAGCATCGGCAATGGCGCGGTCCAGTTCAACCACAATAGGTGTGCGTCTACGAGAGTGCCTGTACACGCTCGCGAGATCCGCATGAATCCGCAAGGATCGGCAAAGCGCTGACCTCGCTCTCCCGGCAGCCACAAAGAGCGACAGGAGTCCGGTGCCGCCGCGGTTCAGTCGCGCACTCTACCCGGGTCGGGGGTGCCTTGCTTTCGCAACATGGACAGGACGCTGTAGCAGGCGGCCGCCGCCAGCAGGTGCTTCGCCGTGTGCCCGCTGATGAAGTTCTGCGAGATGCGGAACACCTCTTCGTCGTACACCTCCATCGCCTTTGCGGATGCATAGAACCCCAGCGCCAGGAGAAGAAGCCACTGGTGCGGCGCATCTTTCCGGAAGAGCAGCATGACGGCCGGAATCGTCATGAGCGGTGCCAGTTGCACCCAGCAATAGGGACGAAGGTCGTCGGTCATGTGCCAGTACCCCACCGACGCCACGCCCAGCACGACGGCGGGAACCAGAAGGGCCGCCGCCCGCCAGCCTGCATACTCCGTCAAGAGTGCGACAAACAACCCCATGAACGCGACAGTCATCGGCAGGCGGTCCCAGACCAGTGTTTCGCTCGTGGGGTTCCAGTGGTAAAAGGCTGAACCGACGCTGACCGTCGCCACTCCCGCAAAGAGAACGATCCATGCCGGGCGCGAAGCCCTCGGGTTCATCCGACGACAGAAGCGAGACCCCAAAAGCCCGACAAGGAGAAACGGCAGATTTGAGACGACATCGCAGAAGTTCGGAATGCCGCACCACGACCGCGCGTCGGCAAAAGCATGATAGCCGGGATCCTGCGGGATGGGATCCACGCTCAGCACGCCCGCCAGTGTCCCGAAGCACAGGAGCACCAGCACGCCGTGCCGCCATGTGAATGCCGCCACCGACACGCTTACGGCAGTTTCGTAATCGTGTAGGTCATCGTTCGCTCATCCAGAAGGAACTCATAGCTGCCGGTCCCCGAGGTGGTGAAGTCCACCTGTCCGATGGCCGGCGGGTCCGCTTCCAGACAGACACTCCCGACAAGCCCGACCCCGCACCCGTCATCCTGCGGGACGCAACCGCCGTAGTCATTTCCCCATGCATCGGCTGTCCGGAACTTCATGTAGTGGCACCCGGCGGAGACAGAGAGCGTGTCCGCCCAGACGCATGGGGAGGTCATCGTCATGGAGGGAGTTCCCTCGCTCCACCCGTTGAAGTCGCCCATGACCTGAATGGCTGTGAACGCGGAAACGCACCCTTCGCTCAACGCCACGCTCCCGGCATCCACCGTCTCGCCCGCACCCACCACCACGCCCTCCACGGTGGCCTCCAGGAATCCCGTGGCGGCGATGCGCACATCGTAGATTCCCTCATCCAGGCCATCGATGGAGAAGACCCCGTTCTGAGCTCCCGTCTCTCCGGACGCCAGCGTAAAGGAGGTGGCCGCGGCGGCGACCTCCACCGTGGCCGGCGGGTAAGGCGGAGTCGGAATCCCTTCAAATGTGACCGCTCCGATGATGCCCGATGCGAACGCTTCCACCAGCACGCTGCGGAATGCGAGCGAATCCTCGTCCAGCGTGACTTCGTAAAGTCCGGGGCTGTATGCGCCATACATCGGGAGGTTCCCTCCTGCCGAATCCAGACACACCGGGCCCGTGGTTTCGGTGTTCGTGAAGTGGTAGTTGCTCCCCGAACAGAACCCGTAATCCGGCGTCTCGCCCCAGTCTCCGTCCGTCGAAAACTTGAACTCCGGCCACGAAACCGGGAGGTCCGAAATGTGCGCAGGGAAGACCGCCACAGTATCCACCCAGCCACAGTTGTCCGTCTGGATCATGCCGTCGTCGGAGAGCCAGAGCGATTCGTCCCAGTTGTTGAATGTCCCGAGGATGTGGATCGTCTCCGCGACACTCCGACACCCGGGACTCAATGTGACGGTTCCGATGTCCATCAGCTCCGGCGCAGTGACGGACACCGCGAAGGTAGTGTCCAGATAGCCCGTGGCACGGAACGACAGATCCAGCGTCTCCGTCGGGAGTCCTGCCACAAGGAACGAGTCGTTTGTCGTGTCCGAAACGGCGTTCGACCAGCGCACCGGGTCTGCACCCTGCCCCCACGCTTCAATCGAAACGGGAGGCGCATCCGGAGGACCGTCCCCAAATGCCATCGTCCCGGAAACCGACGCCCCCGCCTGGAGCACCAGCGTTCCAAGATCCGTTTCCTCTCCGTCTACAAACTCCACCGTGAGAAGCGTGTCAATGTACGCCACGGCATGGACGCGCAGGTCAAAACTGCCGCTGTTGAGTCCGGTGAAGTCAAAGCCGGATTCCGCGCTTCCGGCCGCCAGCGTAACCACCGCCACCTCCGCCCCGGCGGCCGAGAGCGTCAACACCACCTCCGGGCGTGGGTCAGGGGCATCCGCAAACTCCACGCTGCCGGTGATCCCCCCGCTCAGCACAACCGGTACGATGCCCAGATCCGTCCCTGCGTCTCCCGAGACGCTCACATCCCGAACGACCCGCACCGGAAGCCCCGACGATTCCTCCACGACGATCGCAAGCGCATACTTCCCGTCTTCCAGACCTTCGAACGAGAACTCTCCGGTGGTTTCATCCACAGCCGCCAGGTGCGCGTTCGCCTCGCCAACCGCCGCGGGAACCGCCCAACTCACTGGCGTCGTGTTCTCATTGAGCAAGACAAAGTACCGACCGCTCTCGGAAATCTCCACGCCGAGATTGTCCCCGTTCGTGTCGTCCGCCTCTCCGGAGCGAAGCACGGCATCAAGCGCACAACCGTCGCACGCCGCGTACGAGTTCTCCCAACTGCCGTCGGTGGTAAACTTCCACTCCACAAGACCATTGCCATCCGCGTCGTCCTGGGGAGCCAACTCCACATCCCATAACCAGAAGCAACTCGCGGCACGAGTCATTCCCGGTCCGGTCCCCCAGAGTTCCGTGTCCCAGGCGTTCATCTCTCCGAGCACCATCATGGAACTGTAGGCCGACGCACAGCCTGCTGAATACGAGGGGATCGTGAAGAGGAAAGTCTCCGGATAGGGCGCGGTGAATCCTTCGCCGTAGTCCAGGACACCGGAGATGATCCCCTGCGCAAGGCCCCCGGTGGGCTCGAGTATCATGTCGTCCGGGTTCCCGTCGCAGGAGAGAGTCGCCGCAATCGTCAGGCTCGCGCCCAGGCAGAGCGCCCCTCGTGTTCCGAATCTCCGCACCTGCGCCATATCTCTCTCCTAGTCCACGATCACCAGGGAGTTGAACCCCCCGAATCCGTCGTCCACTTTCTGCGGGTTGTTCGGATCTTCCTTCCAGTTCGTCTCATCAATCCGGAACTTGTACTGATAGCGACCGGGAGACAGGTCCACGACGACCTCCCAGACTCCGTCCCCATCCGGATCCTGCATCATCCCGATGTCCCAGGTGGCCGTCTCTCCCTGTCCGCTCAGCCAGTTGTTCTCCGGCCAGCTCCCGGCAAGTTGCACGACTCTCGCGGACGGCGCCTCAAAGTGAAACAGCACTCCGCTTGCCACCGGAGCCGGGGGCGGCAGGCGTCGCTTGATAAACGAGAGCGAACCGCACCCCGCTCCCGCAATCAGTGTTGCGAGGAGAAGGGCCGTGACCCCGCACTTGCCGCGAGCATCCATCCTAGAACTCCACCACCGCTTCAAGCTGAATGACCCGGGCGCGTTCCAGTGCGCTCTCCGCCGCCGGGATCACTTCCCCGAGCGACAGATACGCGTCCCGCGCTGTGGATCCGGTCGCACCGCGCTCGAAGAGATACCGGTCGCGACCGATGGAATCGTACTCGTTTGTCACCGGATCGATCACCTGTGGATCCACCCCGAACGAAAGCGCCAGTTCCGCTCGCGGCGACACCTGGTACGCGACTTCCCAGAAGCCGGAGCCCCACGAGCCGTCCAGTCCCAGGTCCGGCGCCAGATATCGAACGAACCGCGCGTCCGTCAGGAACCTCCATCGATCCGCGAACGGCCACTCCAGCCTGAGCAGAGTCTCCACGAACTTTGGTTCGCGGTTCAGGCCGTGACTGGCGATCGTTCCTTCGTACTCAAACCGCACGCGGTGCGACGGCACCACATCAAACGCGAGTTTCGGCCGATAGAATACGGCGTCGTTTCCGCCCAGAAGCACGAGGCGCGACGGCGTGACTTCATGCTCCCCGTGCTCCAGCCAGAAGTTCCTCTCCGAAAACCAGAACTGGTGGGTCCAGGGACTCCGCGCGCTGTAGGAGAAGTCGTGGTACTCGAACTCGAGCGAAGCGGCGGTTCGCCACCCGGCCTTTGCGGACTCCCTGTCCAGATCCAGCCGCCACACACGAGACCGATTCGTCACGGTCCCCGGAACGCCCGTGGTCAGATGAGTGAACGAGTGGTCCTCGCCGCGCACCGAAGCCTCCCACCCGAAACCGGCCGCCGAAGACGGATTGCCCAGTCCGAGGAACCACCGACGGCTTCGGTCAATATCGTGAACCACTTCCTCCGCCGGGTCTTCGTTGACGGAGACGGTCGTGATGACTGCCAGGGAGTCTTCGTCTTCCACCCGTGTCGTCAGCGTGATGGCCGACTCCTCGCCCATGCCCAGTGATCGCACCCGCGCCACACCCCATTGCGCTTCGGCCCTCACTGACAATGCGCCCCATGCCCGCTCCCGGAAGAGGTCCAGCCCGCCCGCGCGCCAGTCCTCCAGCGCGGTACCCCATGTCCGGAGGCGCGCGTTCCATACGGGAGGTCCGAAGCCCACGGGATCCCGCTCCACGCGGTCCACCAGCGACAGTGCACCTGGGTTGTATCCGCGATCCATCCGCCCGGAGAGGCCCACCACCATGCCTCTCCACCGGGTGTCGGCACGCAACGCCAGGACATCTTCATCGCCGCTGGTGATCGCGGTGCCGTAAGACGCCACCTCCGGGGCCGGGAATCGCCACCCGCCTGCCGAAAGCACCGCGTAGTTCTCCGGGTTTTCGAAGAGATCTCCCGGTGCCGGGCCCGAGTATCCGCCATCTGAGAAGTTGTCCGCGTACAGGATTCGGACTCGCGCATCTCCCCGACGAAGCCCAAGGAGCGCACCCTGCATTCCATATCCGAAATCGTGGTCGTAGATCCCGACGCGCCCCACCATCGGGAGCGCACTCTCCCACGCCGCCACGCGGTCGTTGTCCCACGCGACTCCCGAGAGCCGTCCCGTATCGAAGGTCAGGCTTCCGCGATCGAAGTGCATCCGCGTCCGCCATGCCTCCACATTCTCCGCTTCATTGTGGATGTTGGTGAGGATCCGCGCCTCCATCACATCGTTCATGGCGATCGTGAAGAGAAGATCGGCGTCCATCCCCGGCCGACGCAGTTCGTACCGTCCGCCGTTGTCGGGATTGGAGCGGGACTCGTAGAGGGACGCAATCCGCCCGCCCAGCGCAACCTTCGGCGAAAGCATCGCGCGCGGAGCCGCGCCCCCCCCGCCGACAGCAGCCGCGCCGGTCCCGACTCGCCCGTCGGTCCCCACCTGCACGACCGAGTTCCCGTATTCGCCCGCAGTCCCGGGATGTTCGGGATCCGCGAACCACTCTCCATCCACCACGAACTTGTACTCGTGCGTGCCCGCCTCGAGGTGAA
Above is a genomic segment from Gemmatimonadota bacterium containing:
- a CDS encoding extracellular solute-binding protein, which encodes MRILPDPLVLCVLFALSLLSVTSCGRGDRPDDSATLTLWEMMDPPERELLATQITTFEAEHPGIAVEVTHFGVEDVRSQFLTAVIGGGGPDIVYGPSDQVGPFSAARSILPMDDLFGEDFLARFAPMALDTLAGHVWDIPDQFGNHLTLVCNTDLVPTPPKNTDELIRMAKQHTTDFDGDGTLDRYGLVFESKEPFWLVPWLAGFGGWVMDDNAHPTLDSPAMADALAFLRDLRHTHQVLPADCDYELADMLFKEGRAAMIINGPWAWSGYRDAGVSIRLALLPRVSETGLLPAPMISHRGYSIARSCPEARRGAALDLIRFLVSDKAQRDRTQRLGILPSLASALQDPTLRDDPILSASLEQALAGRRMPVVPGMRAVWDAMRPGFQNVMNRELEPAEAAQAMQEDALKKIAEMDR
- a CDS encoding sugar ABC transporter permease; the protein is MRLPNSLRRHGLPFLFLAPSFAVMFAVVVYPFLYNFALSTTNMNLYHLFDPEFIGLEHYRSILAESDMYRVFAKTLAWTVVNLFFHVTIGVGLALLLNREMRGRGIFRALLILPWAMPQFITALTWRGMFNYDYGLVNLLLTRVLHLSAVPWFASEQSAFLAAVATNVWLGFPFMMVVALGGLQSISKDVYEAAHIDGAGRFARLRRITLPLLRPVLIPAVLLGTIWTFNNLNVIWLVTNHGEPADKTHILVSHVYKAAFTYYRYGYAAAFSVVIFFILLGIVLIYAKQTKATESAS
- a CDS encoding ABC transporter permease subunit, whose protein sequence is MRSRTGTVFRRVVLYTLMTMITIVTIYPVVQVVGTSLRPGDRLYSTSLRPFPEDATFDAYRAILFEKPFPLWFRNSFVVAFFVTVLGVSLASSAGYAFSRFRFPGRGIGMSAFLVTQMFPATMLLLPLYMLMRRIGLTDSLPGLAVAYTATALPFCVWTMKGYFDSIPIDLEEAAFVDGASRVGAFLRVLLPLAAPALAITALFSFMAAWSEFMVARVILSSKEWYTLPLGLEGLAGTFQTEWANYSAGAVLVSIPAVAVFLALNRFLVGGLTLGGVKD
- a CDS encoding ceramidase domain-containing protein, which encodes MSVAAFTWRHGVLVLLCFGTLAGVLSVDPIPQDPGYHAFADARSWCGIPNFCDVVSNLPFLLVGLLGSRFCRRMNPRASRPAWIVLFAGVATVSVGSAFYHWNPTSETLVWDRLPMTVAFMGLFVALLTEYAGWRAAALLVPAVVLGVASVGYWHMTDDLRPYCWVQLAPLMTIPAVMLLFRKDAPHQWLLLLALGFYASAKAMEVYDEEVFRISQNFISGHTAKHLLAAAACYSVLSMLRKQGTPDPGRVRD
- a CDS encoding glycogen-binding domain-containing protein, producing MDARGKCGVTALLLATLIAGAGCGSLSFIKRRLPPPAPVASGVLFHFEAPSARVVQLAGSWPENNWLSGQGETATWDIGMMQDPDGDGVWEVVVDLSPGRYQYKFRIDETNWKEDPNNPQKVDDGFGGFNSLVIVD
- a CDS encoding glycogen-binding domain-containing protein, translated to MARIIRQGSVPALLCALVLVGASSSVRAGVVGTPGGVRFTHAAPGAGGVFLAGSFNDWSTTATAMSDEGGVWSVVVHLEAGTHEYKFVVDGEWFADPEHPGTAGEYGNSVVQVGTDGRVGTGAAAVGGGGAAPRAMLSPKVALGGRIASLYESRSNPDNGGRYELRRPGMDADLLFTIAMNDVMEARILTNIHNEAENVEAWRTRMHFDRGSLTFDTGRLSGVAWDNDRVAAWESALPMVGRVGIYDHDFGYGMQGALLGLRRGDARVRILYADNFSDGGYSGPAPGDLFENPENYAVLSAGGWRFPAPEVASYGTAITSGDEDVLALRADTRWRGMVVGLSGRMDRGYNPGALSLVDRVERDPVGFGPPVWNARLRTWGTALEDWRAGGLDLFRERAWGALSVRAEAQWGVARVRSLGMGEESAITLTTRVEDEDSLAVITTVSVNEDPAEEVVHDIDRSRRWFLGLGNPSSAAGFGWEASVRGEDHSFTHLTTGVPGTVTNRSRVWRLDLDRESAKAGWRTAASLEFEYHDFSYSARSPWTHQFWFSERNFWLEHGEHEVTPSRLVLLGGNDAVFYRPKLAFDVVPSHRVRFEYEGTIASHGLNREPKFVETLLRLEWPFADRWRFLTDARFVRYLAPDLGLDGSWGSGFWEVAYQVSPRAELALSFGVDPQVIDPVTNEYDSIGRDRYLFERGATGSTARDAYLSLGEVIPAAESALERARVIQLEAVVEF